A single Deltaproteobacteria bacterium DNA region contains:
- a CDS encoding radical SAM protein, with the protein MAPTLKELCLEVTNLCPMACMHCSTISVKEGTGPAEHMPISVAKSVVKEFKALGGHILEISGGEPLLYPHLFELLQYAATLDLEVRLYTSGIVSADDRGLIGISSGKANKLKAAGVSRIIFSLQGATSQTHDSIVGASGAHTLVLSDISNIKAAGLWTGVHFVPMAPNYQEIDALMDICWSLRVDELALLRFVPQGRGLKNRSMLEMTLEKFDSFLKLVVQGKKQYPNLNVRVGCPMDFLSLYEEGLKPHPCKAGRCTCLIASSGDVVPCPGFKNSPDFIAGNIYNENLSTIWREGFKSLREFDYHKLSGMCQGCSNLKWCHGRCAAQRVITYGDLYVGPDPSCPKQLKDGTRKEEKAIDKYQVIAESKATPSPIIESDRPLPLIASR; encoded by the coding sequence ATGGCTCCTACCCTTAAAGAACTCTGTCTGGAAGTAACAAATTTATGCCCTATGGCATGTATGCACTGCTCTACCATTAGCGTGAAGGAAGGCACTGGACCTGCTGAGCATATGCCTATTTCTGTGGCTAAAAGTGTAGTCAAAGAATTTAAAGCGCTTGGAGGTCATATCCTCGAAATTTCTGGAGGCGAACCTCTCCTTTATCCACATCTTTTCGAATTACTTCAATACGCTGCAACCCTGGATTTGGAGGTCCGTTTATATACCAGTGGTATAGTTTCCGCAGATGATCGTGGTTTAATTGGAATCAGTTCTGGGAAGGCAAACAAGTTAAAGGCTGCGGGTGTCTCCCGGATTATCTTTAGCCTCCAAGGGGCCACTTCTCAAACTCACGACAGCATTGTTGGGGCTAGCGGCGCCCACACATTAGTTTTAAGCGATATCAGCAACATAAAGGCAGCAGGCTTATGGACGGGTGTACATTTTGTGCCTATGGCCCCCAATTACCAGGAAATAGACGCTTTGATGGATATTTGCTGGTCGCTCAGGGTAGATGAACTGGCGCTTTTGAGGTTTGTGCCACAGGGAAGAGGCTTGAAAAACCGTTCAATGTTGGAGATGACGCTTGAGAAATTTGACAGCTTTTTAAAGCTTGTTGTTCAAGGGAAAAAGCAGTATCCCAATCTAAATGTGCGTGTCGGTTGCCCGATGGATTTTCTTTCTCTATACGAGGAAGGCCTGAAGCCACATCCTTGTAAGGCAGGGCGTTGTACATGCTTGATAGCCTCTAGCGGAGACGTGGTTCCTTGCCCAGGATTCAAGAACTCCCCTGATTTTATAGCTGGAAATATATACAATGAAAACCTCTCTACAATCTGGCGAGAGGGATTCAAGAGCTTACGTGAGTTCGATTATCATAAATTAAGTGGTATGTGCCAAGGGTGCTCAAACCTCAAGTGGTGCCATGGTCGTTGTGCAGCACAGAGAGTGATAACTTATGGCGACCTGTATGTAGGGCCTGACCCTAGCTGCCCAAAACAGTTGAAAGACGGAACCCGGAAGGAAGAAAAAGCGATTGACAAATATCAAGTCATCGCAGAGTCTAAGGCTACCCCATCGCCTATAATTGAGTCAGATAGGCCTCTACCGCTGATCGCATCTCGTTAA
- a CDS encoding DUF58 domain-containing protein has protein sequence MNRLFLLGFLLYGLFLWGLLTQAGELLALMVPFLVYLGIGPLFGPERIWLRISRTFSADRVSQDDPVKVELQVTNEGHRLEEVFLQDLVPAPLELIDGATSLLTSLEAGETLDWDYTLHSRRGSYWFQGVRARAGDHTGLNYKEEFFEVEGRLMVLPHAVKPKRVAIRPRRTRVYSGFIPARLGGPGVEFFGVRESQPGDPPHTINWKATARHPRSLFTNEFEQERVADVGLILDARQRTYFRLKEESLFEYAVSATAALAEAFLSDGNRVGMLVYGRVVDWTIPGYGKVQRERILQALTKAEPGKSEVFNKLDNLPTRLFPSHSQLIFISPLLKGDLQTLFRLRARGYQILVVSPDPISFEEKELKFHPDFEIGKRIAFLEREVVLRELQKAGVRILDWHVNTPIHHAVNASLRRPPYIYR, from the coding sequence GTGAATCGGCTCTTTTTATTGGGGTTCCTTCTTTACGGGCTTTTTCTTTGGGGCCTGCTGACCCAGGCCGGGGAACTGCTGGCCCTGATGGTGCCTTTCCTGGTTTACCTGGGAATCGGTCCTCTTTTTGGCCCGGAAAGGATTTGGCTCAGGATCTCAAGGACCTTCAGCGCCGACCGTGTCTCCCAGGACGACCCCGTTAAGGTGGAACTGCAAGTCACCAATGAAGGCCACCGTCTGGAAGAGGTCTTTCTTCAAGACCTGGTCCCAGCGCCGCTTGAGCTGATTGACGGGGCAACCAGCCTGCTCACCTCGCTTGAGGCCGGTGAAACTCTGGATTGGGATTATACCTTGCATTCCAGGCGAGGGTCTTACTGGTTTCAGGGGGTGAGGGCCAGGGCCGGTGATCATACTGGCCTTAACTACAAAGAGGAGTTCTTTGAGGTTGAAGGCCGGCTCATGGTTCTGCCTCATGCCGTCAAACCGAAGCGGGTGGCGATTCGGCCGCGGCGGACCAGGGTTTACTCCGGTTTCATCCCGGCTCGCCTGGGCGGTCCCGGGGTGGAGTTTTTCGGGGTCAGGGAATCGCAGCCCGGTGATCCCCCGCACACCATCAACTGGAAAGCCACGGCTCGCCATCCCAGGTCGTTATTTACCAATGAGTTTGAGCAGGAGCGGGTTGCGGATGTGGGGCTTATCCTGGACGCGCGCCAGCGAACCTACTTCAGGTTGAAGGAAGAGTCGCTTTTTGAGTATGCCGTTTCAGCCACCGCTGCCTTGGCCGAGGCCTTTTTAAGCGATGGCAACCGCGTCGGGATGCTTGTCTACGGCCGTGTCGTGGATTGGACTATCCCCGGATATGGCAAGGTCCAGCGGGAGCGCATCCTACAGGCCCTGACCAAGGCTGAACCCGGGAAGAGTGAAGTCTTTAACAAGCTGGACAATCTTCCGACTCGTCTCTTTCCTTCTCATTCTCAACTTATCTTTATCAGCCCGCTTCTTAAGGGAGACTTACAGACCCTGTTCCGGCTCCGGGCGCGGGGATATCAAATCCTGGTCGTTAGCCCTGACCCAATTTCTTTTGAAGAAAAAGAGCTGAAGTTTCATCCGGATTTCGAGATCGGGAAACGCATCGCCTTCCTGGAAAGAGAGGTGGTGCTCCGTGAGTTGCAAAAGGCGGGTGTGCGCATCCTGGACTGGCATGTAAACACGCCTATCCACCATGCGGTCAATGCTTCCTTGAGGCGACCGCCATATATATACCGGTGA